In the genome of Nevskia ramosa DSM 11499, one region contains:
- the hpnJ gene encoding hopanoid biosynthesis associated radical SAM protein HpnJ encodes MSASPTARALKTLFLQAPSFDGFDGGAGSRYQAKREIKSFWYPTWLAQPAAMVPGSRVVDAPADELSVEQSLTIAEAYELVIIHTSTPSFPTDAKFAELLKARAPQIVIGMVGAKVAVDPGGSLKASEAIAFVAREEFDYTCAELAANDKPWDGITGISYRLADGTIKHNTPRATIEDMDALPFVAPIYQRDLTIRNYFIGYLQHPYVSLYTGRGCRSKCTFCLWPQTVGGHRYRVRSAANVIEEARWIQQHMPEVKELMFDDDTFTDSSNMERVHEIAIGLGKLGWTWSCNAKANVPYASLKLMKDNGLRLLLVGYESGDDQILHNIKKGLKTDIAERFTEDCRKLGIVIHGTFILGLPGETKATIEKTIEWAKAINPHTIQVSLAAPYPGTTLYKQAVDNGWLVENDAVNLVNEQGVQLAAISYPHLSKDEIFHSMEVFYRRFYFRPSKIWEIVREMLSDWQMLKRRLREGVEFFRFLRAREA; translated from the coding sequence ATGTCCGCCAGTCCGACGGCCCGAGCACTGAAAACCCTGTTCCTGCAGGCGCCTTCCTTCGATGGTTTCGACGGTGGTGCCGGCAGCCGCTATCAGGCCAAGCGCGAGATCAAGAGCTTCTGGTATCCGACTTGGCTCGCCCAGCCGGCGGCGATGGTGCCGGGCAGCCGGGTCGTCGATGCGCCGGCCGATGAGCTGAGCGTCGAGCAGAGCCTGACGATCGCCGAAGCCTATGAGCTGGTGATCATCCACACCTCGACGCCATCGTTCCCGACCGACGCCAAGTTCGCCGAGCTGCTGAAAGCGCGCGCACCGCAGATCGTCATCGGCATGGTCGGCGCCAAGGTCGCCGTTGATCCGGGCGGCTCGCTGAAGGCCTCTGAAGCCATCGCCTTCGTTGCCCGCGAAGAATTCGACTACACCTGCGCCGAACTCGCCGCCAACGACAAGCCCTGGGACGGGATCACCGGCATCAGCTATCGCCTTGCCGATGGCACGATCAAGCACAACACGCCGCGTGCGACGATCGAGGACATGGACGCGCTGCCGTTCGTGGCGCCGATCTACCAGCGCGATCTGACGATCAGGAACTACTTCATCGGCTACCTGCAACACCCCTACGTGTCGCTGTACACCGGCCGTGGTTGCCGCTCGAAGTGCACCTTCTGCCTGTGGCCGCAGACCGTCGGTGGCCATCGCTACCGCGTGCGCTCGGCCGCCAACGTCATCGAGGAAGCGCGCTGGATCCAGCAGCACATGCCGGAAGTGAAGGAACTGATGTTCGACGACGACACCTTCACCGATTCCTCGAACATGGAGCGTGTCCACGAGATCGCGATCGGCTTGGGCAAGCTCGGCTGGACCTGGAGCTGCAACGCCAAGGCCAACGTTCCCTATGCGTCGCTGAAGCTGATGAAGGACAACGGCCTGCGGCTGCTGCTGGTCGGCTACGAATCCGGCGACGACCAGATCCTGCACAACATCAAGAAGGGCCTGAAGACCGACATCGCCGAACGCTTCACCGAGGATTGCCGGAAGCTCGGCATCGTCATCCACGGCACTTTCATTCTCGGCCTGCCCGGCGAGACGAAAGCGACGATCGAGAAGACCATCGAGTGGGCGAAGGCGATCAATCCGCACACCATTCAGGTCTCGCTGGCGGCGCCGTATCCCGGCACCACGCTGTACAAGCAGGCGGTCGACAACGGCTGGCTGGTCGAGAACGACGCGGTGAACCTGGTCAACGAGCAGGGCGTGCAACTGGCGGCGATCAGCTATCCGCATCTGTCCAAGGACGAGATCTTCCACAGCATGGAAGTGTTCTACCGGCGCTTCTATTTCCGCCCGAGCAAGATCTGGGAAATCGTTCGCGAGATGCTCAGTGATTGGCAGATGCTGAAACGGCGGCTGCGAGAGGGTGTGGAGTTTTTCCGGTTTCTGCGTGCTCGCGAAGCCTGA
- the hpnK gene encoding hopanoid biosynthesis-associated protein HpnK, translating to MRRLIINADDYGLDLAVNAAVEQAHVDGVLTTASLMVGAAAVADAVERARRLPRLGVGLHLVLADGPAVSRPETVPDLVDARGCFGDHMARDGFRFFFLPRVRRQLTIEIRAQFEAFRATGIALDHVNVHKHFHLHPTVLSLILDIGRDYGLNAVRLPREPGAAPLLAPWLALTRRRLRAANILHNDAMFGLSATGAMDEAALLAAIEKLPPGLSEIYLHPATRRRLTPTMSHYRHDDELAALLSPKVQDAIAQHGIVTGRWADFVERR from the coding sequence ATGCGTCGCCTGATCATCAACGCCGACGACTACGGCCTCGATCTGGCCGTGAATGCCGCTGTCGAGCAAGCGCATGTCGACGGCGTGCTGACCACGGCCAGCCTGATGGTCGGCGCGGCAGCAGTGGCCGATGCGGTTGAACGCGCCAGGCGATTACCGAGACTCGGTGTCGGCCTGCACTTGGTACTCGCCGATGGTCCGGCCGTATCGCGTCCCGAAACCGTCCCCGATCTAGTCGATGCACGCGGCTGCTTCGGCGACCACATGGCGCGCGATGGCTTCCGCTTCTTCTTTCTGCCGCGCGTCCGCCGGCAACTGACCATCGAGATTCGCGCCCAGTTCGAAGCGTTCCGGGCGACCGGCATCGCGCTCGACCACGTCAACGTACACAAGCATTTCCATCTGCATCCGACGGTGCTGAGCCTGATCCTCGACATCGGCCGCGATTACGGCCTGAACGCCGTGCGCCTGCCGCGCGAGCCCGGCGCAGCGCCGTTGCTCGCGCCGTGGCTGGCGCTGACCCGGCGACGACTGCGAGCTGCGAACATCCTGCACAACGATGCGATGTTCGGCCTGAGCGCGACCGGCGCGATGGATGAAGCAGCGCTGCTGGCGGCAATCGAAAAACTGCCGCCGGGCTTGAGCGAAATCTATCTGCATCCGGCGACCCGACGAAGACTGACGCCGACCATGAGCCACTACCGGCACGACGACGAACTGGCCGCGCTGCTGTCGCCCAAAGTGCAGGACGCCATCGCGCAGCACGGCATCGTCACCGGTCGCTGGGCCGATTTCGTCGAACGCCGATGA
- a CDS encoding lysylphosphatidylglycerol synthase domain-containing protein — MTKWLTALFGLLGLGLLIGLVAQGGTTEILALLATAGWGLLWLIPFHVLPIALDAEGWRVLLRHRDVNGTAHLPFLWWIASVREAVGRLLPVGGVGGEIVGIRLTLWRVPDGAAVTASVVIETLLTIVNVYLFVAAGLCLVIALDGGSLAGSLLGGLAATLPVPLLLYWLLRHGALFARIEKLVIGMLGEESKLAALFGSASRLDAELRLIFERRRDLLISLLWQLAGMVVGAFEVWLALRLLGHEISPLPAIALEALGLSIRHFAFFVPAGLGVQEAGFVLFGQLLGVPADAAIALSLAKRVRELGYGIPALLSWQWAETRRALKRQGSDQR, encoded by the coding sequence ATGACCAAATGGCTGACGGCGCTGTTCGGCCTGCTGGGCCTGGGCCTGCTGATCGGCCTGGTCGCGCAGGGCGGCACCACGGAAATCCTTGCGCTACTGGCGACTGCCGGCTGGGGCCTGCTCTGGCTGATCCCTTTCCACGTGTTGCCGATCGCGCTCGATGCCGAAGGCTGGCGCGTGCTGCTGCGCCATCGCGACGTCAACGGCACAGCGCATCTGCCATTCCTGTGGTGGATCGCGTCGGTGCGTGAAGCGGTAGGCCGGCTGTTGCCGGTCGGCGGTGTCGGTGGCGAGATCGTCGGCATCCGATTGACCTTGTGGCGGGTGCCGGATGGCGCGGCGGTCACCGCAAGCGTCGTTATCGAAACCTTGCTGACCATCGTCAACGTTTATCTGTTCGTCGCCGCCGGGCTTTGCCTGGTGATCGCGCTCGATGGCGGCAGCCTCGCCGGCTCGCTGCTCGGTGGACTTGCCGCGACCTTGCCGGTGCCGCTGCTGCTGTATTGGCTGCTACGTCACGGTGCGTTGTTCGCGCGCATCGAGAAGCTAGTGATCGGCATGCTCGGAGAAGAGAGCAAGCTCGCTGCGCTGTTCGGCAGCGCTTCAAGGCTGGACGCCGAACTGAGGCTGATCTTCGAGCGTCGGCGCGATCTGCTGATCAGCCTGCTCTGGCAGCTTGCGGGGATGGTGGTCGGCGCCTTCGAGGTGTGGTTGGCGCTGCGCCTGCTCGGCCACGAGATCTCGCCGCTGCCGGCGATCGCGCTGGAAGCACTGGGTCTTTCGATCCGTCACTTCGCGTTCTTCGTGCCGGCAGGGCTTGGCGTGCAGGAAGCGGGCTTCGTGCTGTTCGGCCAGCTGCTCGGCGTGCCGGCCGATGCGGCGATCGCGCTATCGCTGGCGAAGCGCGTCCGCGAACTCGGTTACGGCATTCCGGCGCTGCTGTCCTGGCAATGGGCCGAGACGCGGCGGGCGCTCAAACGCCAAGGCAGCGATCAGAGATAG